Below is a window of Williamwhitmania taraxaci DNA.
ATTGTCCGCTACTACCGGTCCCGATTTCAAATAGAATTCCTCTACCGAGATGCCAAGCAGTTCACCGGGCTTACCACCTGTCAGGCTAGGAGCAAGAATAAGCTCGATTTCCACTTTAACGCGGCTCTAACAGCGGTAAATATCGCCAAGCAAGACTGGCTCTCAAACAAGGATAACCTCCAAAAAACGTTCTCAATGGCTAATTACAAAACTCTATATAACAACGCGTTGCTACTGGAACGATTTATGTGTATGTTTGCAATAAACCCAAACACCGCAAAAAATAAAAAAATCGTCAATGATTTGTTGGATTACGGTAAAATTGCGGCATAAATCTTACCGAACTATTGAGTAAAACAACCGCCTTTTAATGCAGAGTTGATTATTTATCGATATTCGTAAGAATTGTAGGAATGTAAAATGATTTACGATGACAATGGTAACCCTTCCCTTAGAGTATGGCAAGTTCTACCATATTTTCAATAGGGGAATTAATAGCTGCAATCTTTTTTCACAGTCGGTAGACTATGAGCATTTTTTACGCCTTTATGAGAAGTATATACCCCTTGTTGCTGAAACCGCTGCATGGGTTTTGATGCCTAACCATTTTCATTTGCTCATTCGAGTAAAGGATGAGGACGAAATATTGCCATTTCCCGACATCACGCCATTACCTCAATCGGGGTCTTCGACCTCCAAAAGGGAAATGGAATTGGAGCCTCCCTCGTCCGATAGGGGTATGGGTAAACGAAAACCAATTCTTTCACATCAGCTGGGGCACCTTTTTAATGCGTACTGCCAGCACTACAATGCCCGATATGGCCGCCATGGAAGCCTTTTTGAACGACATTTTCATCGCAAACTCGTAAATTCTGAAGCCTATTTTATTCGGTTAGTGGTTTATATTCATCACAACCCCGTACATCACGGTTTTTGTAAGCATCCATTGGAATACCCATGGAGTTCGTACAATACAATGCTATCGGATATGCCAACAAAGGTTATGCGCGAAGCAATACTGGATAGGTTTGGTGGTCGAGAAAATTTTATGCTACAGCATAAGCAACAGCTCGATTTGGGCGATATAGAAAGTTATTTAGGTTTTACGAATCCTTAAGCAAAAACAATGATAACCGGAACCCACTTTGCATACTACCATATTTGTCATCGAAAGTTATGGCTCTTTGCCAATGGCATAAATATGGAGCACACCTCAGATACCGTTACCGAGGGTAAGTTGATTCATGAAACTACTTATACCGATAGGGCTTCACGCTACGTGGAGGTGGAGGTGGGTGGTAGCAAAATCGACTTTTACGACCCCGTGGAGAAGGTGGTTCACGAGGTGAAGAAATCGGACTCCATGGAAAAAGCCCACCTATGGCAGGTAAAGTTCTACATATG
It encodes the following:
- the cas4 gene encoding CRISPR-associated protein Cas4; amino-acid sequence: MITGTHFAYYHICHRKLWLFANGINMEHTSDTVTEGKLIHETTYTDRASRYVEVEVGGSKIDFYDPVEKVVHEVKKSDSMEKAHLWQVKFYIWLLEQEGIEGVTGIIEYPTMRHRERVTLTHDDRAVLLTTLASIEVIVKSETCPPLEKKGICKRCSYFDFCYSTEDE